The following nucleotide sequence is from Candidatus Micropelagos thuwalensis.
CAGGTCGCAGTGGCGCGATCAGTTTCAAGCCCAGACCAGAGATTGCATCCGGCAAAGCGGCAAAATACAGCTGGACGCCCGGATTGTGCGCCTTCGCCTTGCAAGGTGTAGTACATCTCTTTCACACTATAGGTCATGCGATACCTTTTTTTGGGCTACCCATTGCGCGTACCCCTTGGATCGAAGCTCGCAGGCCGGGCAGTCATTACAGCCATAGCCCCATTCATGACGGGTGGTGCGATCACCGCGATAACAGCTATGTGTGGCTTCGCGAATGAGGTCAATTAACATATCACCCCCTAATGTTTCTGTCATAGCCCATGTCGCGGCTTTGTCGAGATACATAAGCGGCGTTTCAATCTCAATGGGGGCGTCCATGCCTGCCGATATGGCTTTGGCGAGATGGTCAAGCGTATCCCGGCGGCAATCGGGATAGCCGGAGTAATCTGTCTCGCACATGCCACCAACCAGAACCGACAAGCCACGACGGTAAGCAATAGCCGCCGCATAAGTTAGGAAAAGAAGATTCCGCCCCGGCACGAAAGTCGAAGGCAAGCCATTGTCCAGAACCCGGATTTCTCCGTCGCCTGTCAGCGCCGTGCCGCCAATATCCGCTAAGGCAGGCAAGGCAAGCACATGGTCATCGCCCAGCTTTTCCGCCCAATCAGGAAAGGCGGCGCGTATTTGTGCCAGCACATCCAGCCGGCAATCCAATTCAACGCGGTGCGTTTGCCCATAATCAAATCCGACAGTCTCCACATGGCTATAGGTCGCCAGCGCATGCGCCAGACATACTGTGGAATCCTGCCCACCCGAAAACAGTACCAATGCAGTTCGAGAATCTGTCATGCTTCATTACTAACAGTGAAGTGTAGCAGGTCAATAACTCTGGATATATTTGCAAATTTTTTAAATTTTCTGTATGAAGCTTTTCATAAGCGAAAAGGAAAAAATGACAGCAATCATAGATATAATTGGTCGTGAAATCATTGATAGTCGGGGCAATCCG
It contains:
- the queC gene encoding 7-cyano-7-deazaguanine synthase QueC encodes the protein MTDSRTALVLFSGGQDSTVCLAHALATYSHVETVGFDYGQTHRVELDCRLDVLAQIRAAFPDWAEKLGDDHVLALPALADIGGTALTGDGEIRVLDNGLPSTFVPGRNLLFLTYAAAIAYRRGLSVLVGGMCETDYSGYPDCRRDTLDHLAKAISAGMDAPIEIETPLMYLDKAATWAMTETLGGDMLIDLIREATHSCYRGDRTTRHEWGYGCNDCPACELRSKGYAQWVAQKKVSHDL